One genomic region from Gossypium hirsutum isolate 1008001.06 chromosome D13, Gossypium_hirsutum_v2.1, whole genome shotgun sequence encodes:
- the LOC107918830 gene encoding pentatricopeptide repeat-containing protein At2g22070, with protein sequence MSHIYSQDSHRHKPTHLNYLLNATAQTKCLRHATQIHSQIITNSFISLPFLFNNLLTLYSKCGRPSLSLLLFSTAHQLTRTVVSWTSLISLLSHLAAPFQALSCFNQMRTAGVYPNHFTFSTVLPACASTSILVHGQQMHCLISKHGYEGYVFVGSALVDMYAKCHDMGLAEKVFVALPEKNIVSWNSMIVGCLLNSFHVKALFLFREVRREDLFSPNQVSFSTVLSASANIGALEFGKQVHGVVVKQGLLTLSYVKNSLMDMYFKCGLFDEGALLFNSLGIENRDVIAWNVMSMGCVYNENFEEACNYLWVMKRAGISPDEASYSTALHASAHLAALDQGTLIHNQTIKSGFSTNTCIASSLITMYAKCGSLDDACRVFEEIDNPNVVCWTALIAACRQHGNGNHVIKLFEKMLADGLKPHYITFVCVISACSHTGRVEEGHAYFNSMEKVHGIIPGHEHYTCMVDLLGRSGQLDEARKFIAQMPIKPNASVWGALLGACAKYGNLEMGSEVAGRLFELEPDNPGNYILLANMYAHKGKLREADHVRRLMGINRVRKEPGCSWIDVKNKSFVFTVHDKLHARTDEIYEMLKKVKELVTNKGYVPQTQFAVNSAEELKEESLWYHSEKIALAFGLLALPAGAPIRIKKNLRTCGDCHTVMKFASEIWKREIIVRDVNRFHHFRNGLCSCRDYW encoded by the coding sequence ATGTCACATATCTACTCTCAAGACTCGCACAGACACAAACCCACCCATCTGAACTACCTCCTCAACGCCACCGCCCAAACGAAATGCCTCAGACATGCTACTCAAATCCACTCCCAAATCATCACCAACAGCTTCATTTCCCTCCCTTTTCTCTTCAACAACCTCCTCACCTTGTACTCCAAGTGTGGCCGCCCCTCTCTCTCCCTACTCCTTTTCTCGACTGCCCATCAACTAACCAGAACCGTGGTCTCTTGGACCTCTCTCATCTCCCTACTTTCCCATCTCGCCGCACCCTTTCAGGCCTTGTCCTGTTTCAACCAGATGCGGACCGCTGGTGTATACCCCAATCACTTCACCTTCTCCACTGTTTTGCCAGCTTGCGCTAGCACTTCCATTCTCGTTCACGGGCAGCAGATGCATTGCTTGATTTCCAAGCACGGGTACGAGGGTTATGTGTTTGTTGGCAGCGCGTTGGTGGATATGTACGCTAAATGCCACGATATGGGCCTGGCAGAGAAGGTGTTTGTCGCTTTGCCTGAAAAGAACATTGTTTCTTGGAATTCCATGATCGTTGGCTGCTTGTTAAACAGCTTCCATGTCAAGGCCCTTTTTCTGTTTAGGGAGGTTAGAAGGGAGGATCTTTTTAGTCCTAATCAAGTGAGTTTCTCGACCGTGTTAAGCGCGTCCGCTAATATTGGGGCTCTGGAATTTGGAAAACAAGTGCATGGGGTAGTTGTTAAACAAGGTTTACTCACATTGTCTTATGTGAAGAATTCGCTTATGGACATGTACTTTAAATGCGGTTTGTTTGATGAAGGTGCTTTGTTGTTTAATTCTCTAGGTATAGAGAATAGAGATGTTATTGCATGGAACGTCATGTCGATGGGTTGTGTGTACAATGAAAACTTTGAAGAAGCTTGCAACTATTTATGGGTCATGAAAAGGGCAGGTATATCGCCAGATGAGGCGTCATACTCGACAGCCCTTCATGCATCTGCCCACCTTGCTGCACTGGATCAAGGGACTTTAATCCATAATCAGACCATAAAATCAGGGTTTTCAACGAATACATGCATTGCCAGTTCGTTGATCACAATGTATGCAAAATGTGGGAGCTTAGATGACGCTTGTCGGGTGTTTGAAGAAATTGACAATCCTAACGTTGTTTGTTGGACGGCACTGATTGCTGCTTGCCGACAGCATGGCAATGGAAACCACGTAATTAAGTTGTTTGAAAAAATGCTTGCAGATGGCTTAAAACCTCATTACATTACTTTTGTTTGTGTAATATCAGCTTGTAGTCATACAGGACGTGTTGAAGAAGGGCATGCTTACTTCAATTCTATGGAAAAGGTGCATGGTATAATCCCTGGACATGAACACTATACCTGCATGGTTGACTTACTAGGTCGTTCAGGTCAGCTAGATGAAGCTAGGAAGTTTATAGCACAAATGCCGATCAAACCAAACGCATCTGTTTGGGGAGCTCTGCTTGGTGCTTGTGCAAAATACGGTAATCTTGAAATGGGAAGTGAAGTTGCAGGGAGACTCTTTGAGTTGGAGCCCGATAACCCAGGTAACTATATTCTCCTTGCCAACATGTATGCACATAAAGGAAAGTTAAGGGAAGCCGATCATGTTAGAAGATTGATGGGTATAAATAGGGTAAGGAAAGAACCAGGATGTAGCTGGATTGATGTTAAGAATAAGAGCTTTGTGTTTACAGTGCATGATAAATTGCATGCTAGAACGGATGAAATTTATGAGATGTTGAAAAAAGTGAAGGAGTTGGTGACGAATAAAGGATATGTGCCTCAAACGCAGTTCGCTGTTAATAGTGCTGAAGAGTTGAAGGAGGAGAGCTTGTGGTATCATAGTGAGAAAATAGCACTTGCATTTGGGTTGCTAGCACTCCCTGCTGGGGCTCCAATTAGGATAAAGAAAAATCTAAGGACATGTGGTGATTGTCATACAGTTATGAAGTTTGCTTCTGAAATTTGGAAGAGAGAGATAATTGTAAGGGATGTAAATCGGTTTCACCATTTCAGGAATGGTTTATGTTCCTGCAGAGACTATTGGTGA